AGTCAGCCAGTCCTGGACTAGAGTATTACACTGACTACCATCCTATCAAACAATATCAATAATGCTGTTTCCAGATGAGACAGACGTTAGGCTACATgttattctgttctgttcctgcATTATATTACAACTGCTCTGGTAGACTCAATAGTTTCCATTCTGAAGTCCAGTCCATTGCATTCCGTACATAAGTCTTTCTGGAGGACAAtattgtcctctctttctcttctcctccttggtttactgtctgtctgtctgccatccatccctctgtccccccccccccctcccccctctcaggAAGGAAATCACATGACCTGTGCTTATTACACAGGTGTCTCATTATTATCCATCATCTCCATGACAACTGGGCAAAATAAAATaactatatttatttgtttatataCTTATTTTTAAATCATCCATATTTGTATTAATTTTTTTTATGTGTAGTGTCATCtacgttgtttttgtttttttaattcaggaagatttttttttttgttatcttgAAATTGAAATGGGTTCCGTAAAGGTCAGTATTCCATGCTCAACATTGAAATAATTTTTGGTACTTTCTACAGAGAAgaccttttctattgtattatgtatgtgcTTTATCGAATTGTAAGACGATGCCACAAATGTTGAGAATGGTAATAGAGTAAAGATAGAAGAATAGCAGTAATATGTTGTCCTGTCCTTGAGTTTGYCCACACCGTCTGAAATGAACACCATTGAATGGGAGGAAAATCTTATTTTGTTTTCAGTCAGATGAGATGGCCAGCAGGATGTTGGGAAATGTGTCATAAAGATCTGGCTATTTTGTATGTATATTTTCAGTACATTTTTGTTAAGGAGATGTTTAGGGTGCAGGAGCAAAGATATATWttttttataactaacccaagatagaccacagcatGTCGTTTCCTCTGGGAGTAAATTactcatagtgggcagaacaagcaagaagGTGGGCAGAGCTAAACACGAGCCAGGCAGAGTCTATTGGCTCGTTCTAGCATTGATTTGCATATTTCCGATAGGGAACGCCTAATTTYAAGTGCGCCTGTGCAGTATCTTAATTCGCGCTTGCGCTCCTAAAcgcaattttttaaaactttggccAAGGGTGAAGTCTAGAAAACGTAGtcccactctgttcgtaacatattctagttttgaacactgtattgagatcaaatattTCATCGATGAGAACATTAGCAGAATGTTGGCCATAAACCATCTCGTTTTCATCTTCTCCCACTGGCGGCCACTTYMCTTCCTCTCACCACCAAATGTGGTACTGAGTTGAAacaccaaccggatgcttcacatttatacatccagtgaaatatctgtctcattgttataTCTGTGGCATGGGTCTTGTGGAACTTTTTGATAGGTCTGGATGACTGGAACACGCCCACCACCCTTGGTGCTGAAGAACATCCGGTTTCCCCCTCGTTCTCTCACTCGGAGTCGCCATTTTGACACACATAAGCCAAGCAAGCACACTACCAGAAGTAACGAAGACAACGGAAAGGGTGAGGTTCAAGTTTTGATAATTGTAATGTCGTCAGCAGACTGGCACAAATATTTGGCGAATCAATAATCTAATGATTAATATTTTGTCCGAGTGCCAAGCTAGTAATGCAGTTAAACTAGCGAAAATGAAACTGCACGAcatggtaacgttagctagctagtaacgtaCGTAGCCGACTAAACTCAGCTATTTTGTGGGCGGGCTGGATCTCCGATGTAACATACAATGATGTTTTTTAATCCGAATTTCTGATTTCAGAACACAAAGAATAGCACCACTAACACAGAATATTTTTGTATAATTGCGGCCTTTTCCTCGGGTCCTAATGCCGCGTTcacgacaactgggaactcgtggGAAAACGAGCTGCGACCGGATAGCTAgcgactaacgttagctagtaagcTTGCTAACGTATATACACATTATCAATATTGTGATTTAATTAATATTAAACGGTATGTAGTTTATTCGTTTAGCGTATATGTGAAACTGTTTACGTTGCCGAACTCAGACTATCTGGCTATTATTTGCCAGCATAACGGCTCCTAAACTTGGCTAAAGTGCACTTTTAGTATTGATAActcttagctaacgttagctagttagcacacTGATCTGGGCCTTGTCGGCAACCTACGTGTTTGGGGAWAAATGTACTGTTAATGATCTAATAACTTAATCACGTAGCTAACTTTTTGTTTCAGATAACTATGAGTGGATGTCGAGTGTTTATCGGTCGTTTGAGCCCTCATGCTCGTGAGAGGGACGTGGAGAAATTCTTCAAAGGTTATGGAAGGATCCGAGAAGTAAATTTGAAGAACGGATTCGGCTTTGTGGTAAGTCGGCCTTGCCTCGTGTCTTGATCAAACACCTATTgtgaatgttttgtttgttgattAGTTAACCCCCCTTCTCTTTAATCAGGAGTTTGACGACCACAGAGACGCTGATGATGCAGTTTACGAGCTGAATGgcaaggaactctgtagtgaaaGGTAACGATTTAGATGCACATTGAGCAATGTCTCAAGAAAGATAAATTGCGACATGTTATATTTTGACATTTAATTCATATGGACAGTGTTGGAAGAAGTACACGACTTtcatacttgaataaaataacatttgtgaaagtgtgaattagaccattttccagTCCTTCGATTTGtgaaagtgtgtgaattagaccatttcccAGTCCMgctaagcattcaaaatgtaacaagtacttttgggtgtcaggtggAAATTAATGGAGTAAAACGCACATTATTTCCATTAGGAGtgaaataaaagttgtcaaaatataaaaagttaagtacagatactCAAAAAAATCTACTCACTCTACTTTAAAGTAGCACTTTAAAGCATTTTTACCTTTCTAGCCCAGTGGAACACCCACAatattccgctgaaaaggcagctcGCAAAATTTCATTGAAATATGAAACTTTCACATTTCATTGAAATAtgaaactttcacacattaacaagtccaatacatcaaatgaaagataaacatcttgttaatctacccatcatgtccgatttttaaaatgttttacagcggaaacacaacaaatatatatatatatgttagatcaccaccaaatcaaataaacacacagccattttccccagCCAAAGAtggtcacaaaagcagaaatggagataaaattattcacttacctttgataatcttcatcagatgacactcgtaggatatcatgttacacaatacatttatgttttgttcgataatgtgcatatttatatccacaaatctcggtttacattagcgccatgttcagaaatgcctccaaaatatccggagagccacgtcaaataacaaaaatactcatcataaactttgaaagatacccgttttacatataattaaatatatacttgttcttaatgcaaccgctgtgtacgatttttaaaaaactttaggaaaaagcataccatgcaataatctgagacggcgctcagatttctGAGCgcacacaacatttctccgccatgttggagtcaacagaaatacgaaattacatcataaatattccctttgatgatctttcatcagaatgcagtgccaggaatcctagtttcACGATAAATcgttcttttgttcgataatgtccattactagtaTCCAATTAaatacttttgctagcacgtttagttcacatgtccaaacgctagccctcaccctccgatccaacagatcccagacgtgctcaataggattgagatccgggctcttcgctggccaMGGCAGAACAATGACATRcatgtcttgcaggaaatcaRGCACAGAACGTGCAGTATGGCTGGAggctcatgtcaggatgagcctgcaggaagggtaccacatgagggaggaggatgtcttccctgtaacgcacagcgttgagattgcctgtaatgacagcaagcttagtccgatgatgctgtgacacaccgccccataccatgatggaccctccacctccaaatcgatccctctccagagtacctgcctcgatgtaacgctcattcctttgacgataaacacgaaaccgaccatcaccccatgtgagacaaaaccgcgactcgccaGAATAgcaccttttgccagtcctgtctggtccagcaacggtgggtttgtgtccacaggtgatgtctggtgaggacctgccttacaacaggcctacaagccctcagtccatcctctctcagcctattgcggacagtctgagcactgatgtgcgttcctggtgtaactcgggcagttgatgCCATCCTGTCCtgcagatgtgatgttcggatStaccgatcctgtgcaggggttgttacacatggtctgcRgctgcgaggatgatcagctgtccgtcctgtatctctgtagcgctgtcttaggcgtctcacggtGCGGACATTGCAATTTYTTGCCCTGCccatatctgcagtcctcatgcctccttgcagcatgcctgagACATGTTCACGCAGCTGAGcaggggaccctgggcatctttattttgMtgtttttcagagtcagtagaaaggcctctttcgtgtcctaagttttcataactgtgaccttgcTTACCTACTGTTGTAAGCCGTTGgtgtcttaatgaccattccacaggtgcatSttcattaattgtttatggttcattaaacaagcatgggaaactgtttaaaccctttacaatgaagttaTTTGAAWttttacgaattatctttgaaagacagggtcctgaaaaggggSTGTTTATTATTTTTGCTTAGTTTATATTCCCTGTGAATGTGGTATTCTTGCccaactgttcagagaaattagtcactGAAGTTTTTTGCCCATATTTCATACCGGGTTCTGAACAGTAGATAAcgcttaaatttaaaaaaaaataatatttataaatactttaaaaaataaataccctTCCCCCTCAATGTCACTCAAATTGCAcgattacatattggtttccttaccctctGAGCAGTCTATaaacaaggtatgacagcaattcaTGTGTTGCTTTTGTTGTCCattgtttcaaatgctaacttggAATTTGTGGCGCAAATTCAATGCAAttcaatggtacctatattaaCATCTAGTGGTCACATCCTGGTAATATCAATTACAACTAGAGGTCCAGTTTCAAAATGGACTCGATGTGCATAAAcacgtttaaaaaaacaaataaacatatagACCCGTTCCAAACTGACCCGGCGACAACTAGACTCATTCCTTATGGACCTGGTCcgatccgagtgagggaagcagcagaagtTTTATTTTAAGTTGCTAACCGGCGAGAGGGAGATTACGCTGGTATAGTGAGAGGGGCTGAAGGGAGCGAGAGACTGAAAACGACCAAGCCGTCTCTcactatagtagactaatagcMgccatagctaggttatttatcatcataTAAGATGCCGTAGTATCTGTCTTGACAGCATCAAACTGGGAAGTAGCAACTAGGCTGCAGGGCATGCACTTTCTAGTCCTTCAGTTACAAATAACAATTCCATTTAGAATATTTAGTAGCAAGCCTACCTGCTGGTCGTTGTAGACAATTTATCTCCAAACTTTTGTGACACACGGAGCAAGTCTCTATCTGTAGCATTTTGCTGCTTTGTCTAATGATTAGCCAGCAACAAGCTACACGCTAGCAGTTTTGTTGCTTTGTCTAATGATTAGCCAGCAACAAGCTACACGCTAGCAGTTTTGTTGCTTTGTCTAATGATTAGCCAGCAACAAGCTACACGCTAGCAGTTTTGTTGCTTTGTCTAATGATtagccaacaacaagctacacgctaGCAGTTTGTTGCTTTGTCTAATGATtagccaacaacaagctacacgctaGCAGTTTGTTGCTTTGTCTAATGATtagccaacaacaagctacacgcgcCTCATAAGAAGCAAGAGCGGCGGCATAAATTAGACAGTTTCTCTGGCTACTGCACCATGTCACGTTCTTATCTGGACGGCACTTCTGGACAAGTCCGTTTGAAATGACACACCCGAGACCGGTGACAATCGGATCCGACCCATTATTTAGAGTTCTGAATCTACTACCAACTTTAATGACCCCRCCCCTGTTCAGAGACATTAATCAGATGATACAAATACCTTGCGTAGGGTGAAGAAAGAATACTAAGTCTTTTAGTCATTTCTGCTGCCCTGTTAAGTgtctgttttgtctttttttatagGGTGACTATAGAGCATGCCCGCTCCAGAAGAGGGAGGGGTGGTGGACCTGGGATGGGCGGCGGCGGCGGAGGAGGAGGACGTTTCTCACCTCGTTTCAGCAGCTACCGCCAGGGGTCTGGTGATCGCCGCGGRGGTGGTGGTGGRGGCGGCGGCGGCTCCAGGTATACAGACTACACCGCTTCGTTTTAAACRTTCTCACTTGCAGCGAATGGAGTTTAGTCAGTGTGATTTTAGTTCCCCTCGTAGCTTGGAGACATTTACCTTCCTGGTGGCTCTGCSTGCAGAAGTAGCATATCTGGTGTCTTACATGTATTGAATATACCAACTGAATAATTTAAGACTTATCACGTTAGATTTGAACGTTTTCACTTGTAGCAGTCATTTCCCCCAGTGTGATTAGAATACGTTGTGACATCCCTCTGTCTTGCTCCTATGCTGTACATTCATGTCTTATATCTATTGACCTGTGGCTTCATTTAATGTCAGGCTCATGTGTATTAATCATTTCAGTCCTAATAGTAACAGGTCACCCGCCCCCGTGTTTAACTTTGCTCTGCCTTCCTCCCATGCAGTAGGTATGGTCCTCCGGTGCGCACTGAACACAGAATCATCGTGGAGAACCTGTCGTCACGTATCAGTTGGCAGGTGAGAGTTTAAAACCCATCTGGTTCAGACCAACCATTACTCTGTACGTACTCTGATAATGCCTTTTCTTTATAAGCTGCATTCTTATTGAAaaacttgtttttattttatttattaccaAAAGGACACGGCTATATGCTCAAAAGTCCATTAGGGTAAATAGAACGGCAAGGCCCCTTTTGGATTCAggaattcattgttttatttcttgACTTAGTTTTTTACTGTGTCTTTCAAACAGAAATATATAAGCACTTATACCAGAAGGTAAATCTAACCAATCACATCGTAGTTTTATTTGAACAGCTTATTCTTATTSTGGTTATTAGTTTATAATGGAGTTGCATGCACAACCTCCTTGGAGGTGTTATGTGCATAGCGCCCTKTGCTGGTTGTGTTTTCAATAGTGTCCATTTGGTGCCTCTCCTTACACGCAGTTGCCGCTGGTCTAAATCTTGGCTGGGCCCCGTAGCGGGTGAAAGGGGTCTAGCGCAGGATAGCCTTAGGATGGTCCCTCGTAATCCCCAGTCTGGAGGttctgtggtctggtctggtggaaACCCCCCCCCGACTGCAGCCAGCCTGTAACCCCCTCAACACACTCCACGTTCCCTACATTCTCCCGTTTGGTTCTTTTATCTGTTGCTGATGGAGCTGGGGGTGTTGACAGTTGGGCACACTGCACACCCCCTTCCTTCGTTCCTTCCCCTACTTGATCTCTGGTGGTCCTTTACTTGTGGAGGCTGGCCGGAGTCCGGGTCTGTCAAGGCTGAGGGAGGTCGTTTCTCAAGGGCTTAACACTGTGACTGCATTGGTTCCCATTGGTCCTCTATTTGGACACGTGGCTCTTTGCTAATGTCTCCCTGGGTATGGAACGGTAAGTAACATATAACTCATGTGATTGGGTTTAAGGGTTGGGAGGAWCAGGGAGTGGAATCCTATACCTTAGTCTTACTGGGAAAACTTATATAAGCCCTTACGGAAAATTTATACTAGGCCAATTAATAGGTTACTGAAAGYACCCCTTGATCAAAATGGGTCATGATGAAATTTAAAATACTTCTAATCTCCATAGACTTCATTTTAGTTTAGCGACGCCCCCTAAAACCATTATAGTTGCCKCTAACCGACAACATATCCAAGACACTACACCTCAAAGGATATGTCGCGTCTCACCATCTTACTATTTGTCACATCAATCCTATTTGACTAACAAACCTGAAATACAATACCAGGGAACTTGAGTAGAATCAGGTTTCTCCTTTTGAGTGAAATGGTTAGCTGTGAAGCCACGGTAGTGGCTCGTCACTTATTAAACGCCCCTCGTCCGAAAATGCCAGAACATCACATTTTTTACTGTGTTTTGATTTGAGGTCAGTATtacaggggggaggggggggggttttaCTGTCGTGTTTTGCTCTACTGATTTTTCTCTTGCCCCAGTTCAGAGTTCTCTCAGCCACATTCGTGTGTTGGTCTGTCACTGACTCATGTATGCTTCACCACAGGACCTGAAAGATCTCATGAGGAAAGTTGGAGAGGTCACCTTTGTGGATGCCCACCGAACTAACAAGAATGAAGGGTGAGGCCTGTCCTGTTCTAGAAAATGGACAAAAACgaaattgtttgtgtgtgtgcccttgCTGCTATTATGAAATGAGCTGTCAACTTAAACTGTGATTTGCCTCGACAGGGTGGTGGAGTTTGCATCACACAGTGATATGAAGAACGCCCTTGATAAGCTGGACGGAACAGACTTGAATGGACGAAAGCTGAAACTGTCTGAGGATCGCAAGAGCCGTAGGCATCCCTCATCCCAATTTGTAGAGAAGTTGGATAAATACAAGATTGTGATGTTTTTCAGTTTGCAGCTGTAGTTGTGAACCAACCGTGTCTTGATGTTTGGGggcagtctagctagctacagaaaTGTAGCTTCAAAGATTGGCCTGCAGTGTTGAGCACTATTAAGGGGACTTGAGATTGGAGTATAAAGGCCTGGAATACAACTGACTTGTGTTTTAGGGAGCTGACTACATTAGTGGTTCGGGGGgtaaatataattaatttaattattCTCTTCCAACAGCCGCAGCAGGAGTCGTTCCCGTGGCTCTCGCAGCTACTCCGGTCCCGTAGCCGTTCCCCGGTCCCCCCGCTCCAAGTCCCCCAGCCGTAGCAGGAGCCGTGACCGCTCCAGGAGCCCCCGCTCCCGGTCCCCACGCTCCGCCAGCCGTACTCCGAGAAGAAGCCTGCctcgaggaggaggagggggcagggCTGCACATCGCTCCACTTCACGTTCCCGTTCCAAATCCCGTACCCCTCCCGCACGCTCTCATTCCCGTACACCTCCCCCCGTTCCCGCTCTCCTCCCCCCCCGTTCCCGCTCTCCTGCCCCACGTTCCCGCTCTCCTGCCCACGTTCCCGCTCCCTGCCCACGTTCCCGCTCCCCTGCCCCACGTTCCGCTTCCCCTGCCCACGCTCCCCCCCTGCCCCCCGTTCCCGTTCTCCTGCCCCGGCCCGGAAGCCGTCCCGGTCTCGGTCCCCCTCGTGGAGAGCCACACTGAGCTGCTCTGAGTGAGCTGTTTAGGAATAGTCCAGTGGAGGGAGTAGAGACTCATTGGAATGGCTGTTTAGGATTAGTCCAGTGGAGGGAGTAGAGACTCATTGGAATGGCTGTTTAGGATTAGTCCAGTGGAGGGAGTAGAGACTCATTGGAATGGCTGGAACGGACCACTGATAACGTTCTGTTTACCAATGAGTCTGTCCTCCTGATTTTAAAAGTGACCATCAGTCTCCACTGGTATAGTGCTATGTATGGACTGAAGGGAATGTCATGCTGGAACCGTGGCACCTGGCGTTgtgccagcctgcctgcctgctagtGGGGTTGTAATGAAGAGGAGCCTTGCCTTGGGTGTAATGCCCTCTCTCCCACAATCTAATTTTAAAATCTGAGCTTTAGTCCTGGTTTGGTTCAGTTCCTCTAGGCCCTGGACTGGTTATTTTATGATTATAGGTTGGATCCTGCGTCCCCCAATTCAACTTCTAATTTAGTCTTTATTGCGATCTGAATAATTAAAGAGTTTCCTTTTGTAAACCAAacgttttttcttttcttttttagttAATGAAATGTACAGTGTGATTTGAGAGCTTTTGATTGGGTCGCAGTCCTGTTGAATATCTGTATCGTTGTCCCTGCAGGTTTGTAAGTCTCATTGTGATTGGTTAAGTTGTATGAAATGTACCttctattttttttgttgaagtTAACTTTGTCTAATCAATACAatggtatttttttcattgtttttgtGCTTATTTGTGTTCCGATCCACACCTCTTAACAGTTAAGTTAAACTGCACCCAAAATGATTTGAATGGGTGTTGTCAAGTAATTTGATCTACTATTGTGTTTTGTTGCGTTTTAACATTGACTGATGATGCTGAGGAATACTGAAAAAGCATTTCACAAATTAAGTGaatgtcattttttaaaataaacacAAGACTACAATTGCATCGTCTAAACCACCATTTCTAAGCGTGCATGTTATGATCTTCGGTGTACTCGATGGGCGAGCCCCGAGTGTAGGTGTGGAATATTCCGGTCATTTGACTTTCTGTTCAAAATAATTGAACYATTTTTTTTCCTTATTTACATGTGGCTCCGGAGATCTGATGTCCTTGGTTTTTCTGCAGCTTTCTTTTTAGATTCTGCTCGTCTACATTTTGTGGTCTTACCCGATACGAGACAGACAGCAGGGGTCTGCATGTTGTGGCAGACGGGGAAATGTCTGTCAAAACTGATTTGCTACAAATAAAACAGTCCTTGCAAATGTATCTgaattttaaaaaaaactaatGGTTCCCACAAWAAGGGATAAAATGGCATCTTATAGATCACATGGGGTCTTCGGCCTGAAATGTCCCCACTTCTCCTGCCTGCTTTTGGCGTGACGCACGTGAAGACGGTCACGTGAAGGGAGGGCGGTCATGTGCCAGCAGATGTCCTGTGTTCGATACTCTGTGAGCAGACTGGAGGAATCCCTACCTGTTAAAACAAAAGTTGATCTTTAACTAACTAGAAAAGTCATMTAAGAACtaattctttacaatgacggcctaccccggctaaacccagATGACGTCGGGCCAAGTATGCACCGCCCTATGCGACTCCCGATGAtggccgggtgtgatacagcctggattcaaaccagagactCGTGACGGCTCTatcactgagacgcagtgccttagatcacatTCGCCGCAC
Above is a genomic segment from Salvelinus sp. IW2-2015 unplaced genomic scaffold, ASM291031v2 Un_scaffold4460, whole genome shotgun sequence containing:
- the LOC112077327 gene encoding serine/arginine-rich splicing factor 5, whose translation is MSGCRVFIGRLSPHARERDVEKFFKGYGRIREVNLKNGFGFVEFDDHRDADDAVYELNGKELCSERVTIEHARSRRGRGGGPGMGGGGGGGGRFSPRFSSYRQGSGDRRGGGGGGGGGSSRYGPPVRTEHRIIVENLSSRISWQDLKDLMRKVGEVTFVDAHRTNKNEGVVEFASHSDMKNALDKLDGTDLNGRKLKLSEDRKSRSRSRSRDRSRSPRSRSPRSASRTPRRSLPRGGGGGRAAHRSTSRSRSKSRTPPARSHSRTPPPVPALLPPRSRSPAPRSRSPAHVPAPCPRSRSPAPRSASPAHAPPLPPVPVLLPRPGSRPGLGPPRGEPH